The Oncorhynchus masou masou isolate Uvic2021 chromosome 8, UVic_Omas_1.1, whole genome shotgun sequence genome has a window encoding:
- the LOC135544338 gene encoding procollagen C-endopeptidase enhancer 2-like: MKCEDCIWGLSVLLALCLGWAQGQSQSQPGTNYTRPVFHCGGDMAADSGFVGSEGFPSYYKPNSKCTWRITVPEGNVVMLSFRIFDMEADAMCRYDYLDVYNGHSNMVQKLGRFCGTFRPGTLISTTNTMMLEMVSDSETGGRGFLAYFNGGKPHVDDHQFCGGKMTKAQGEVKTPNWPEKNYPAGISCSWLVTVEPDQVIEVKFDKFDLESDSYCRFDYVAFFNGGEKDDSRRIGKYCGDVSPQTIVTNGNVLLVQFVSDLSVTSDGFMASYTSVPRGSRTPTVDNTGSGPRIESVPRRPAVKPILPERTVITTTTTKPPTTDRYQAPSTPQPKEPTVKPKPVKPVRTRPPNKPGSDRTRVTRPDGKRPVPLNPLCAKACKRDGNIKSSFCASEFVITGKVTALTPGPQGSVYIGVSLIKAYKAGRLTITQAGENMSVKLVSACKKCPVIRRGMPYILMGQVDEDGRGTMAPGAFTALYKAPYHKLLTNINNQPC, from the exons ATGAAGTGTGAGGATTGTATCTGGGGTCTTTCTGTTCTCTTGGCTCTCTGTTTAGGATGGGCACagggccagagccagagccaaCCAGGGACTAACTACACCAG gCCTGTGTTTCACTGTGGAGGAGACATGGCTGCAGACTCAGGCTTTGTGGGCAGTGAAGGATTTCCAAGCTACTACAAACCCAACAGCAAATGTACCTGGCGTATTACA GTCCCAGAAGGCAATGTGGTCATGCTCTCCTTCCGCATCTTCGACATGGAGGCCGACGCCATGTGTCGTTATGATTACCTGGATGTGTACAACGGCCACTCCAACATGGTGCAGAAACTGGGGAGGTTCTGTGGAACGTTCAGGCCGGGTACtctcatctccaccaccaacaccatgATGCTGGAGATGGTGTCTGACTCTGAGACTGGAGGGAGGGGCTTCCTTGCTTACTTCAATGGAGGAAAACCACATGTGGATG ATCACCAATTCTGTGGAGGCAAGATGACAAAAGCCCAGGGTGAAGTAAAAACACCTAACTGGCCTGAGAAGAATTACCCAGCTGGCATCAGCTGCTCCTGGCTCGTCACAGTAGAGCCTGACCAG GTGATTGAGGTGAAGTTCGATAAGTTTGATTTGGAGTCAGACAGTTACTGCCGCTTTGACTATGTTGCCTTCTTCAACGGTGGAGAGAAAGATGACTCTCGACGCATTGGAAAATACTGTGGAGACGTCAGCCCCCA AACCATTGTGACCAATGGGAACGTGCTCCTTGTGCAGTTTGTGTCTGACCTCAGCGTGACATCCGATGGCTTCATGGCCAGTTACACCAGCGTCCCCCGTGGATCCAGAACCCCCACAGTAGACAACACAGGATCAGGACCTCGTATAGAGTCAGTCCCCAGGAGGCCTGCAGTCAAACCCATCCTACCTGAGAGAACAGtcatcacaaccaccaccaccaagccacccactacagacagataccaggcCCCCTCAACCCCACAGCCCAAGGAGCCCACTGTCAAACCCAAACCAGTCAAACCAGTCAGGACCCGCCCACCAAATAAGCCAGGCTCAGACAGGACCAGAGTGACTAGACCAGACGGAAAGAGGCCAG TTCCCCTGAACCCACTGTGTGCAAAGGCATGTAAGAGGGATGGAAACATCAAGAGCAGTTTCTGTGCCAGCGAATTTG tgatCACGGGTAAGGTGACAGCGCTGACCCCTGGTCCTCAGGGCAGTGTCTATATTGGCGTGTCTCTCATCAAGGCCTACAAGGCTGGCCGGCTGACTATCACCCAGGCTGGAGAGAACATGTCTGTCAAACTGGTGTCAGCCTGCAAGAAGTGTCCTGTCATCCGCAGAG GAATGCCCTACATCTTGATGGGCCAAGTGGATGAGGATGGGCGTGGCACAATGGCTCCTGGGGCTTTCACTGCCCTATACAAGGCCCCATATCACAAACTGCTGACCAATATCAACAACCAACCATGCTAA